One Thermococcus sp. genomic window, CCGCGTTGGATCATCGCGCTGGCCTTCAAAGATGCCGTGAACTGGACACTAAAACCTCAAAGTGGAAAGAAAAGGAGTTCACTCCTCCGGCTTCGGGAGTGTGACCTCAACGCCGAGAACCTTCCACATTGCCTTTATCTGCTCGCGGAGCTGGTCAATAGCTTCTGGCCTCTTGAAGAGGTGCTTGAACCTGCCCTGCAACTTAAGGTACTCTTCAATGGGCTTCTTGAACTCTATGGCAACCACCCTTCCTCCCTCGCGCTTGACCTTCGCCCCTCCACCGGGAGACTGTATCTTGATGTTGTGGAAGTCACCGTTCTCGATCTCGAAGAGCGGCCAGACACCGGTCTCGATGGCAAGGCGAGCTATCTCAACACCCTTCTCGAGCGGGCTCTTCCAGCCGGTGGGGCAGGTGCAGTGGACCTGGACAAAAGCCGGACCGTCGACCTTGGCGGCCTTCTTCATCTTCCTGACGAAGTCGAAGGGGTTGCCTATGCTCGCCGTTGCCACGTAGGGTATCTGGTGGGCCGCAGCGATTAAAGCCACCCATTTCTTGGGCTTGTCCTCACCGATTGAGTATTTTCCAGGCGGGCTGGTGGTGGTCCAGGCACCGTAGGGGGTTGAGCTCGACCTCTGGATTCCGGTGTTCATATAGGCCTCGTTGTCGTACATCAGGTAAACGACGTTGTGCCAGCGCTCGAGCATACCGCTTAACGCCTGCATACCGATGTCGGCGGTACCGCCGTCACCGCCTATGGCGAGTATCTTGCCCTTCCTTCCGAGCTTCTTCCAGGCGGCCTCGACACCGCTGGCAGCCGCGGCCGCGTTCTCGAAGGCAACGTGGAGCCACGGGGCCTTCCAGGCGGTGTACGGGAAGACGGCACTAACGACCTCCATACATCCGGTGGCCTGGGCTATCGCGAAGGCGTTAGGATCGCCGTACCTCTCCTCCATGGCCTCGCTGAAGGCCTTGGTGGCGAGCTTAAGAGCGGTGGCACAGCCACAGCCGGCACAGGCGGCGTGTCCGGGTGCCCAGTACTCGCGAGTAGTAATTGGGGGTTTTCTAACGGCCATTTTTCCTCACCTCACTCCAGGATCTCCTTTCTGAGGCCTATCCAGCTGACCTCATCAACTTTCCCGCCCGCAAGGGCTTTCTGGCATATCCCTGTGACCTCGTCGAGGTTCCCGAACGTGACGTCTCTTCCTCCGAGACCGAGGATGAAGTCCAGGATTATCGGCTTCTCGCTCTCGTTCACGAGTGCCCTGCTGAAGTCCTGGAAGAGGGCCCCGCCGACGCTGAAGGTGATGTTCTTCTCAAGGATGGCCAGAACCTTGGCCTTCTTCGCCAGTTTTCTGACCTCCTCGGTCGGAAACGGCCTGTAAACGGTGAGCTTCGCCGCACCGGCCTTAACCCCCTTCTCGCGGAGGTGGTCGACGTACTCCTTGACGGTTCCGGCGAGTGAACCCATGGTAACGAAGATTACCTCGGCGTCGTCGGTCCTGTACTCCTCTACCTTCTGGTACTTCCTTCCGAACTTCCTCTCAAACTCGGCGAAGACCTCGTCAATGACCTTCTTGGCGTTTTCGTTTGCCTCCCAGACGGTGTATCTAGCCTCCATGTAATGGGCAGGGAATCCAAGGGCACCCTGGGTTATCGGCCTCGTCGGGTCAAGGTAGGCGTGCTTCGGAACGTACTCACCGAGGAACTCGTCAACAACCTCCTGGTCAGGAATCTCGACTGGCTCGACTGTGTGGGTCAGGATGAAAGCGTCGAATCCAACCATTGCCGGGAGGAGAACCCTCTCGTCCTCGGCGACCTTGAAGGCTATGAGTATTAAATCGAGGGCCTCCTGGTTGTTCTCGGCGTAGAACTGAAGCCAGCCAGTGTCGCGCTCGCTGATGCTATCCTGCCAGTCGTTCCAGATGTTAATGGGGGCACTCAGGGAGCGGTTTCCTATTGCCATTACTATCGGCAGTCTCATTCCCGCGGCAATGAAGAGAACCTCGTGCATCAAAGCCAGACCCTGGGAGGCGGTTGCGGTGAAGACCCTGACGCCCGCTGCGCTGGCACCGACACACGCTGAGATGGCAGAGTGCTCGCTCTCAACCTTGATGAACTCGGCATCGAGTTCCCCGTTCGCGACGAACTCACTGATCTTTTCCGGGACGAGTGTCGACGGTGTAATCGGGAAAGCCGCTATGACCTTCGGCTTGGCAAGTTTGGCCGCCCAGGCGGCGGCTTCGTTGGCCTTCATAACGGTTCTTATCGGCATCTTCACCACCTCACTTGGTCTCCCTCACCATGGTTATGGCATCAACAGGGCACTCGTTCGCGCAGATTCCGCAGCCCTTACAGTAGTCGTAGTCGAAAACTGGATAGCTCTCCTCATCGAGGTATATAGCCGGCTCCGGGCAGTATATGTAGCAGAGGAAGCAACGGGTGCACTTGTCCCGGTTGAACTCTGGTATAAAAACACGCCAGGAACCGGTCTTGTTTATCACACTGCTCCCTGGAATTGTTGCCGTGGCTCCAACGGTCATCTTTTCACTGTACTCTTTCTCAACTCTCTCAATATCGGCCTTAAACGGACTTTCGGCCATGCTTATCACCTCGGGTGAATTCTTCACTTACAACTTAAACCTTGTGGATAAAGGGAGAGCTCAGCCGAAGACCTCGGCGAGCTTCTTAAGTCTCTCCCACTCGTAGTTGACCCACCTCTGGAGAACTTCAATGTCCTCTTTGGTCATGTACTTGAACCTGCCCTGGAGCTTAAGGAATTCCTCTATCCGTTTGGGCTCTCTCTTCGTGCTCGGCATGTTGATCCTGTACCTGCCGTCCTTGTACTCGAAGAGCGGGAAGTACGCGGTCTGGACGGCTAGTCTCGCAAGTTCAATGCTCTTGTCGGTCGGTGAGCGCCAGCCTGTTGGGCACGGACTGAAGAGCTGGATGAAACTTGGACCGGGCGTCTTCTGGGCTGTCTTGAGCTTTCTCATGAAGTCCTCAGGGTAGGCTATGCTCGCGGTTGCCGCGTAGGGTGGGTTGTGGGCTATGACGATGTCGATAACTTTTTTCTTCTGCCTCTTTTCGAGGAAGTGCTTCTTTCCTCCGGGGGTGTTGGTTGTCCACGCTCCGTAGGGGGTGGAGCTTGAGCGCTGGATTCCGGTGTTCATGTAGGCCTCGTTGTCGTACATAATGTAGACAGCATCATGGCCCCTCTCGAGGAAACCTGAGAGCGCTTGGAGTCCAATGTCGGCGGTACCGCCGTCTCCGGCCCAACCGACGACCATTATCCCATCCTCGCCCTTTACCTTGTATCCCTGGGCTTTCAGGGCGGCTTCTATCCCCCCCATGACGGCACCGGTTGTCTCAAACGCGGTGTGGAACAGCGGCGCGTCGAGGGTGCTGTAAGGCCAGGGACCGGCTATGATGGTTGAACAGCAGGCCGGGATTGTGAATATAGTCTTCTTCCCGTACGCCTTTAGAACGTACCTGAGTCCGAGGGAAGCCCCACAACCCTGGCAGGCGGTGTGTCCCGAATAGAAGTACTCCTCCGCCGGGAGCGTCAGCTTCTTCTTAATATCCTCTGGAATCTCCATCTTTCTCACCTCTTAAGGTGGTACCAGTCCACCTCTACATCCAGCTCGCCCTTCTTGATTATGGCCCTCATGTTCTCGGCTATCTTCCTGACATCGCTGACGGTGAA contains:
- the porB gene encoding pyruvate synthase subunit PorB, with amino-acid sequence MAVRKPPITTREYWAPGHAACAGCGCATALKLATKAFSEAMEERYGDPNAFAIAQATGCMEVVSAVFPYTAWKAPWLHVAFENAAAAASGVEAAWKKLGRKGKILAIGGDGGTADIGMQALSGMLERWHNVVYLMYDNEAYMNTGIQRSSSTPYGAWTTTSPPGKYSIGEDKPKKWVALIAAAHQIPYVATASIGNPFDFVRKMKKAAKVDGPAFVQVHCTCPTGWKSPLEKGVEIARLAIETGVWPLFEIENGDFHNIKIQSPGGGAKVKREGGRVVAIEFKKPIEEYLKLQGRFKHLFKRPEAIDQLREQIKAMWKVLGVEVTLPKPEE
- the porA gene encoding pyruvate synthase subunit PorA is translated as MPIRTVMKANEAAAWAAKLAKPKVIAAFPITPSTLVPEKISEFVANGELDAEFIKVESEHSAISACVGASAAGVRVFTATASQGLALMHEVLFIAAGMRLPIVMAIGNRSLSAPINIWNDWQDSISERDTGWLQFYAENNQEALDLILIAFKVAEDERVLLPAMVGFDAFILTHTVEPVEIPDQEVVDEFLGEYVPKHAYLDPTRPITQGALGFPAHYMEARYTVWEANENAKKVIDEVFAEFERKFGRKYQKVEEYRTDDAEVIFVTMGSLAGTVKEYVDHLREKGVKAGAAKLTVYRPFPTEEVRKLAKKAKVLAILEKNITFSVGGALFQDFSRALVNESEKPIILDFILGLGGRDVTFGNLDEVTGICQKALAGGKVDEVSWIGLRKEILE
- the porD gene encoding pyruvate synthase subunit PorD — protein: MAESPFKADIERVEKEYSEKMTVGATATIPGSSVINKTGSWRVFIPEFNRDKCTRCFLCYIYCPEPAIYLDEESYPVFDYDYCKGCGICANECPVDAITMVRETK
- a CDS encoding 3-methyl-2-oxobutanoate dehydrogenase subunit beta; the protein is MEIPEDIKKKLTLPAEEYFYSGHTACQGCGASLGLRYVLKAYGKKTIFTIPACCSTIIAGPWPYSTLDAPLFHTAFETTGAVMGGIEAALKAQGYKVKGEDGIMVVGWAGDGGTADIGLQALSGFLERGHDAVYIMYDNEAYMNTGIQRSSSTPYGAWTTNTPGGKKHFLEKRQKKKVIDIVIAHNPPYAATASIAYPEDFMRKLKTAQKTPGPSFIQLFSPCPTGWRSPTDKSIELARLAVQTAYFPLFEYKDGRYRINMPSTKREPKRIEEFLKLQGRFKYMTKEDIEVLQRWVNYEWERLKKLAEVFG